A segment of the Robbsia sp. KACC 23696 genome:
TCCTTTGCCAGCAAGGCTTGCGTAAGCTCATTGCGTGTCATCTGACGGAACGTCACCTTGACGTCCGGGGTGTGGGCCCGAAAGCGGGCAATTGCCTTCGGCACCAGGAATTGTCCGACGCTGGCCCCGCAAGCGATCCGGACATGCCCCGCCGGCCGTGAGGCGAGTTCCGCCGCGACCTCGTTGACGCGTTGAATCCCGGCGTAGGCGCGTTCGATTTCCGCGAATAAGGTGTGCGCTTCCGGCGTTGGGTAAAGGCGCCCGCGGATCCGCTCGAACAGATCGAAACCGAGCCGTTGCTCCGTGTAAGAGAGCAAACGGCTCACGGCCGGTTGCGAGACGCACAGTAATTTTGATGCGGCGCTGATCGATCCGGTCGAGATGACGGCACGGAACACTTCGATTTGTTTGAAGCTGAGAGCCATCGGCGGGGAAGGGGCGGTCGGAGGAAGGACGCGCGGCTGTCGGAAGCGGCCGCCCTTAACGTTACATTAAGACGCGGCGATAAAAAAATAATCGATGTCTCAAAAGTGGCTGTCTACACTGCCGGCATCGATAACGCGACGCGGTATGACGTATGCACAGCAATTTGATCGGAAGGCTGCGTGGTGCGGTAGGCGATGCGGGTCTGATCCTCGATGCGCCGGGGCAGGCCACGTATTTGACGGACTGGCCGCGGAAATGGTCGGGAACGACACCGGTTGTCGTCCGGCCGGCGTCGACCGACGAAGTGGCGGCCGTGATGCGCATCTGTCACGAAACGCGCACGCCGGTGGTGCCGCAGGGCGGGAATACCGGGATGACGGGCGCCGGGATTCCGGACAAGCAGGGCGGTCAGATCGTCTTGAGCTTGAACCGGATGAACCGCATCCTCGACGTGGATGTCGTCAGCAACACGATGACGGTGGAAGCGGGCGTCATCCTGCAGCAGGTGCAGCAGGCGGCCGCCGATGCCGACCGTTTCTTTCCGCTGAGCCTTGGCGCCGAAGGCAGTTGCACGATTGGCGGAAACCTGGCGACCAATGCCGGCGGTATCGCCGTTTTACGCTATGGCAATACGCGCGATTTGACGCTCGGCGTCGAGGTGGTGCTTCCCGATGGCCGGGTCTGGGATGGCTTGCGCGCCTTACGCAAAGATAACAGCGGCTATGATCTGCGCGACCTGTTTATCGGTTCCGAAGGCACGCTGGGCATCATCACGCGCGCCGTCGTGAAATTGTTTCCGGCACAACATGGGCGGGCGACGGCATGGGTCGGCGTGCCGAGCCACGGGGATGCGGTGCAGCTGCTGTCGATGATGCAATCGATCTGCGGCGAGCGCATCATCGCGTTCGAGATGATGTCCGAATTCGGTTTGTCCGTCATTCTGCGACATGTCGCCGATACGCAGCGCCCGCTCGGCGATGTCCATCCTTATTACGTGCTGGTCGAGATCGCCGATGCGCAGCGCGAGACGCCGCCCGTCCTGCTGGAGGAGGCCTTGGCGAAAGCGCTCGAAAGCGGCCTCGCCCACGACGCGGTGATCGCCGTGAACGACAGGCAGCGGCAAGCCATGTGGAAAATTCGCGAAGGGGTGTCGCAAGCGCAACTGCGGGAAGGCAATCCGTTGAAGCATGACATTGCGCTGCCGATTGCGCAGATCGCGCCGTTTATCGATGCGGCGGATGCGCTCGTCGCCGCGCACTTTCCGCAGTTGCCGGTGTTGAATTTCGGTCATATCGGCGATGGCAATCTTCATTACAATGTGCTGCTGCCGCATGACCTGTGCGATGACGAACGCGAACGCCTGACGCGCGAAGTTAATCTCAAAATACATGACCTCGCGATCGCCTATCGCGGCAGCATCAGCGCCGAACATGGCGTGGGCCTATTGCGGCGCGATGAACTGCGGCGTTACAAGTCGGCCGTGGAGACGGATCTGATGCTCGCGATCAAGCGTGCACTCGACCCGGATCAACTGATGAATCCGGGCAAGGTGCTCTAGGCAACGACGGGCGATCGAATGCCTGGCGTAAAGCGCGGCGCGCCGAGCTTGATTTGGAAATGAACGTTTCCTATAATGCTGCCATGAAATACGAAAAACATCCTGCCGCTGAGGCACGTGGCCCAGGCCGCCCGCGTGAATTCGAGATGAGTGCCGTCGTCGATGGCGCGATCCGGATTTTTCGCGAGCGGGGCTATCACGCGACCTCGGTAGGGGATTTGAGCGCCGCTACGGGACTGACCGCAGGGAGTTTGTACAAGGCTTTCGGGGATAAGCGGGGCGTCTTTATTGCAGCGTTCGATCGCTACGTCGAGATGCGGCATGCCAAGATCCAGGCGGGGCTCGGTGCGGAATCGACGGGGCGAGACCGGATCCGTGCGGTCCTCCAGGTCTACGCGGACGTATCGTTCGGTACCGAGGGGCGTCAGGGATGCCTCGTGTTGTCGTGTGCGATGACGCTGGCCAGCTTCGATGAGGAAGTAGCCCAAAAAATCGCAGCGTCGATGCGGCGCACCGAGGATCTGCTGCGACGTCTGGTGCGGGAAGGACAGAAGGACGGATCCATTGCGCAGGATGTGAAGGCAGACGCCAGTGCACGTGCGCTTTTGGCGATGTTGCAAGGGTTTCGGGCAATTGGAAAGTTTGGCCAATCGCGCGACGAGATGCGTGCGGTCGTCGACGAAACACTGCGGCTGCTGCGCTGATTTTTTTACCTAATTTGGAAATTAAAATTTCCAAATTAAACGTCTTCCGCGTTTTCGCTTCGGGAGGCGTCCCAGAAAGGAGAGGGTATGCATTCGATTTCGATTGGTGGTCTTGCGAACGCTACGGCGCCAGCGTCGCGCCCGGATCCCGCGCTCGCTGGTTTCGTTCATCGTTTTGAGACGGTGAATGGTGTGCGATTGCATTACGTGGAGGGCGGCAAACGCGATGGTGACGCGTTGGTGCTGCTCGCCGGATTTCCTGAGAGCTGGTACGCGTGGCGGAAAGTGATGCCGCTGCTCGCGGCGCATTATCGCGTGATCGCGCCCGACCTTCCGGGCCAGGGCGATTCGGATTGCCCGATGGATGGCTATGACACCACCTCTCTGGCGACGACGATTCACGGCTTGCTCGGCCAACTGGAGGTGAAGCGCTACCATCTCGCGGCGCACGACGTCGGGGCGTGGGTCGCGTATCCGTACGCGGCGATGCATGGCGATGAAGTGCAGCGCCTCGTCGTGATGGATGCCGGCATCCCTGGCGTGACCTTGCCCGATATGCTGCCGACGGCGCCGGATCGGGCGTGGCGCACGTGGCATTTCTCGTTTCATGTCGTGCCGGATTTGCCTGAGTTGCTGATCGGCGGCAAGGAGCGCGTCTACCTCGATTGGTTCTTGCGGCGCAAGGCGGCCAATCCGGCATGCTTCTCCGAGGCCGATGTCGATGAGTACCTCCGTACGTTCACGCGCATGGGCGCGCTGCGGGCGGGGCTGGGTTACTACCGTGCCGCCGGGGAGTCTGCGCGTCAGAACCGGGCGTTTGTCGCAAAGGGCAAGTTGCGCATGCCGTTGCTGGCGTTGAGCGCCGACCAAGGATCGATTCCGGACATGGCCGGCCCGCTTCGTGCATTTGCCGAAAACGTGCAGGGCGAAACGATTTCGCACTGCGGGCACTTTTTGCCGGAAGAGCAACCTGAGGCCGTGGCCGCGGTGATGCGCCGATTCTTGGGCTGAGGCGAGGTAAGGTGGTCGGTGTGCGGCGCGTATTACAATCCGGGCTGACCGCGCGTCTTGGCCGACGCCTCGGCGGGATCGTTTCTGGGGCGCGGTTTATTTCCCTCCTTTAAGGAAAAGCCATGTCGCGCGTCTTGTCACGAAGCATCTCTTTGCGTCTCATGCTGCTGAGCCTGCCGTTGGTCGCGGGCGCCTTCGTATCCCCATTCGCATCGGCTCAGAGTTGCCCGGCTGACGACGAGACCACGATGTGTATGAACCAGCGCTTGTCGAGGGAGTTCGCGGCGGCGGATAAGAAGCTGAATCTCAGCTACCAAAAGCTCATGAAGCAGCTTGCGGGACCGAAAAGCGATGACGCCGATTACCCAGCCGTGCGGGCTTCGTTAATTGACGCGCAGCGTAATTGGGTGGCGTTTCGCGATAGCGATTGCAAGGGGCAGTACATGTTGAATATCGGAGGGACGCTTCGAGACGCGGTGTATCTGACTTGCAAGATCGATCGGACGAATGTCCGCATCAAACAGCTGGATAGGTGGACGCAGGGCGATTAGTCGTGTCTCTTGTACGGGGCGTGTTTCAATACATCACCGTTCCGCCTACGCGCTTTCTTCTTTTTTGACGTTGGGAGTGAGCATTGCTCCTCGCTCAACAAAGCCTGGCTAGCGCCATCTCCGACGCACGGTGCATACCTCGCAAGCTCGGTGAATGCCTTGATATTCGCGTGCACGTCGCAGGCCTAGCCTAGGGTCTCGCAGTCGTGATGCATGACCTTGTCGTGCTCACGCTGAACGTCGAGGAGCGTAATGATGAATCAGGATCTAAAAGAGCAACTGACGCATATCCCGAAAGGCAAGTATCTGATGATCTATGGCCGCTGGGGCAATGCGATCAATCACACGATCGAGCAGGGCGAGCTGAAGGATGTGAATTGGGATCGGGACACGGTCGAGCTGCATAGCACTGTGTACGGTAATGACTTCACCGTCGATATGAGCAAGGCGTTCAGCATCGATGAATCGCGCAGTGGATCCGGCGCCCGGGGCTCGGCGCAATCGCCGGATTGGAAGCAGAATAGCCAGGGCGATTGGTATAAGGGCGATCGCAAGTACGAGGGGCATTGACGCATGCTGCTGCGCCGCGCGTGCCGCTCGCGCACATCAGCAATTTCGCGCTATGCCCCAGAACGAAAAAAGGCCTGCTCCGAAGAGCAGGCCTTTTTAAGTGAACCGGAGTTCACTGAATCCCGTTGGTGCCCGGGGCCGGAATCGAACCGGCACGCCTTGCGGCGGGGGATTTTTAGTCCCCTGCGTCTACCCACTGCGTTTTCCTATCAGGCGTCGGGTCCTTGCTGACGTTCTGCGGCAGCGGCTAGTTTTGCTAGCTGTATTTCGAGCGTCGGCAAGTGTGTCTTTACCGTGTTCCAGACAATTTCCAAGTCGGTGTCGAAGTATCCGTGAATCATTCGGTTACGCATGCCGATGATATTTTTCCAAGGCAATGCTGAATCGGGGTTCGCTTCAAGAAAGGCAGGAAACTCGTTTCGAATTTGGGTGGCGCTTTCACCGATGATGACAAGGTTCATCAACACCGCCTGCTGGATCATTCGAGTCTCAAGGAATCTCGTCTTATCGATGTCCGCGATATAGGCGCGGGCCAAATGCGATGCCTCCAACATATGTTCGAGGTAATCTGCAAGGCGGAGGGCGCGCTGCTTTGCGTTCATACCGGTACCGCTGCATCCAATATTGCAGCCCGGAACTTCACCGAAATATCGTTTGGCGTCAAAAGGTCGACACCGACACCCAGCAGTTCTTCCAGTTCATATTGAATGCCGCCGAGATCGAATAACGTCGCGCCTGGAAGCGCATCAACAAGAATGTCGATGTCGCTTCCTTCCCTGTCATCGCCACGAGCAACCGATCCAAAAATGCGAGGGTTGCTGGCCTTGTTCGCAGCGACGATCTGACGAATTCTGGCGCGGTGGGTGTTCAGTGCGACTGATGGTCTCACGGATGTCTCCGTACGGTTATCAAGCCATCATAATCCTGAGAGTCGGGCTGTCAAGTGCCCAAACGGTAGGCGCCCTGAAGGCTATCAATCAGCACTTTCGCGCTATGCCCCAGAACGAAAAAAGGCTTGCTCCGAAGAGCAGGCCTTTTTAAGTGAACCGGAGTTCACTGAATCCCGTTGGTGCCCGGGGCCGGAATCGAACCGGCACGCCTTGCGGCGGGGGATTTTGAGTCCCCTGCGTCTACCAATTTCACCACCCGGGCCGTTTGCGGCTCGGTGAATCGCGGCAACAAAGCACATCGCTGCCAGGAAAAACATGCCCTAAAGCACACACCGAGACAAACAAGAAGCGGGATTATGGCGGAAAATTTTGAAGTAGGCAAGCACTCTTCATCAAAATTTTACTGTCACCGTGGACTACAGTTCATATCGCTCGCCATCGCTGCCACGCAAGGCTTGATCCAGCAGTTTGCGGTCGGTCTGCGGCGACAGCAGTTCCACCAGCGTATAAATATAGCTGCGCAGATAAGCCCCTTGCTTCAGTGCGATCCGCGTGACGTTCGAGCCGAACAGATGCCCCACCGGCATCGCCTTCAAGGACTTGTCGCGGTCTGCCTGATACGCCATATCCGACATGATGCCGACGCCCAGTCCCAATTCGACATAGGTCTTGATCACGTCCGAGTCGATCGCTTCGAGCACGATGTCCGGCTTCAATCCGCGCCGCTCGAAAGCTTGGTCGATCTTCGTGCGTCCCGCGAACGCGGAGCCGTACGTAATCAATGGATATCGCACCAGATCCTCTAGGGACAGTTCGCCCCGCGACGCCAGCGGATGGTCATGCGTGACGATCGCGACGTGCATCCATTGGAAGCAGGGTACCGATGTCAGTCCCGGATAGTCGGCAATGGCCTCGGTCGCGACGGCCAGATCCGCCTGATCGCGTAATACCATCTCCGCGACCTGCGTCGGATTGCCCTGCAGTATCGACAGATGGACTTTCGGAAAACGCCGACGGAATTCGGCGACCGCAGCCGGCAGCGCATAGCGCGCCTGCGTGTGCGTCGCGGCAATGGTCAGATTCCCCTGATCTTGCGCGGCAAACTCACTGCCGACCCGTTTCAGACTTTCCACTTCCTGGAGAATCCGCTCGACGGACGCCAGAATCAGCCGGCCAGGCTCGGTCAGCGAGCGCACCCGCTTGCCGTGTCGCCGAAAAATTTCGACCCCGAGCTCTTCCTCCAGTTCGATGATTGCCTTGGAGACGCCCGGTTGCGACGTAAACAGGGCCTTCGCCGCCTCGGTGAGGTTGAAGTTCTGACGCACGGCCTCGCGAACGAAGCGAAATTGGTGCAGGTTCATAATAAGCAGCAAGTCCCGAAGCGGCCGAGGCCGGGCAGGCCTCTGGTCTTGTTTCAACTAGTTCGTCATCGCCGCGCCGCTGGGAACCGCGTCTGCGTGTTCAATGATCGATTGGACCGACTGGCACGGTCAATGTCACCGTCGCGGCGTGCGGTACCTCTCCCGATGCCGTCGAGCAACCCTGCGATAATACGGGTTAGCCCTTTTATTTCCTCGGCATAAAAGCCATCGTGGCCGATCGGGGCAGCGTCACAGGTCCGGAACACGGGCGCGTCGGCGCTAATAACCCTGCGGCATAACGGTGTAATTTTTTAGTCGTTTGAAATATAAGGCGAGTTTATTACGATTTCCAGTCCCAATGCCACCGTTCCCGGGCACTGCTGCGTTGTGGCGGCGCGCGTGAGACGCTTACGCCACAAATGCTGAGCGGCCCGAATCGGCCGAATCGCGGCTAGCGGCATGGCGAAGAGTGGCAAGATACGCGAGTCCCCTATGTACCAATACGACCAGTACGATCAGCAAATCGTTGACGAACGCGTGGTGCAGTACGCCGACCAGGTGCGTCGTCGCCTGAGCGGCGAACTGGATGAGGAAGAGTTCAAGCCATTGCGGCTGCAGAATGGCCTCTACATGCAACGGCACGCCTATATGCTGCGCGTCGCCATTCCTTACGGAAACCTGTCGAGCGCCCAGATGCGCATGCTGGGACATATCGCGCGCGAGCACGACCGCGGGTATGGCCATTTCTCGACGCGTACCAATATCCAGTACAACTGGATCAAGCTCGAAGAAACGCCGGAGATTCTGCGCAAGCTCGCGTCGGTCGAGATGCACGGCATTCAGACGTCGGGGAATTGCATCCGCAATATTTCGACCGATCAATTCGCCGGTGTGGCGCCTGACGAAATCGTCGATCCGCGCCCGTATTGCGAATTGATGCGCCAATGGTCCACCTTCCACCCGGAATTTGCCTGGCTGCCGCGGAAATTCAAGATCGCGATCAATGGTGCCACGGAAGATCGCGCGGCGACCTTGCTGCACGACATCGCCATCCACCTGAAGCGCGACGCGAATGGCGACGTCATCGCCGACGTTTTGGCCGGTGGCGGCATGGGCCGTACGCCGATCCTCGGCAGTGTGATCAAACGTGACTTGCCGTGGCAACATCTGGCCTCGTATTGCGAGGCGGCGCTGCGTGTGTATAACCGCTATGGCCGTCGCGACAATATCTATAAGGCGCGGATCAAGATTCTGGTCAAGGCATTGGGCGCTGAGCAGTTTTCGGAGCAGGTTGAGGAAGAGTGGGTCCATCTGAAGAACGGTCCGGCGACGTTCACCGTGGAAGAGCGCGACCGCGTCGCGTCTTTCTTCGTGCCGCCGCAATATGAGACGCTGCCCGCAATCAATCCTGATTACGAGCAGCAACTCCGCGACGATCGCGCTTTCGCACGTTGGGCGGAGCGCAATGTGCGCGCGCACCGTCAACCGGGTTATGCGAGTGTCACGCTGTCGTTGAAGCCGCACAACGCGCCTCCGGGCGACGCGACCGATGTCCAGATGGAAGCCGTCGCCGATTGGGCCGATCGCTTCAGCTTTGGCGAGCTTCGCGTGACGCACGAGCAGAACCTGGTGCTGGCCGACGTGAAACAGTCGGAGCTGCACGCGCTCTGGCAATTGGCACGGGCGCAAGGCTTCGCCACGCCGAATATCGGGCTGTTGACCGATATCATCGCCTGCCCGGGCGGCGATTTCTGCTCGCTGGCCAACGCGAAGTCGATCCCGATTGCGGAAGCGATTCAACGTCGCTTCGACGATCTCGACTACGTGTACGACCTCGGCGACGTGACGCTGAATATTTCAGGTTGCATCAACTCGTGCGGACATCACCATATCGGCAATATCGGCATTCTCGGCGTCGATAAGGATGGCAGCGAGTGGTACCAGGTGTCGCTGGGCGGCGAGCAGGGGAACGCCGCGCAGATTGGGCGTGTGATCGGACCGTCGTTCTCGGCCGAAGAGGTGCCGGATGTCGTGTCGCGCATCATCGATACCTTTGTAAAGCATCGCGACGGCGAAGAGCGCTTCAGCGAAACCTATGCGCGGGTGGGCGTCGCACCGTTCAAGGAACACGTCTACGCATCGCGGCCGAAGGCCAACGCCTGAGAGGAAACCAGCACCATGGCATTGATCATCAAGAACCGCGAAGTCGTGGAAGACCGTTGGCATACCGTGCGCGCGAATGCGGAGGGGCAACTCCCCGAGCCGCAGGACCTGCCGCATGGCGCCATCATCGTGCCGTTCACGTATTGGAGCGCGAACCGTGACGCGCTGACCGCGTCGCGGAGCAAAGCCGATCTGGGTATCTGGCTGGCGCCCACCGATGAGCCGGCATCGTTGCTGGACGATATCGATTCGGTGACGGTATTGGCCGTCGATTTCCCGGCTTTCAAGGACGGTCGCGGTATCAGCATCGCGCGTTTGCTGCGCGAGCGCTACGGCTGGAAGGGCGAGATTCGCGCGATCGGCGATGTGTTGCGTGACCAGATCGGCTATATGTCCCGCTGCGGCATCGACGCGTTCGCGGTCCGCGCGGACAAGGACATTCACGATGCCTTGCACGCCTTCGACGAGTTGACCTTGCACTATCAAGGCGCCGTTGACGATCCGCGTCCGCTGTTCCGTCGCGTGCAGCGGCAGGGCGCGCCGGCGGCGTCGGCAACGCAGTCCTGAACGGAGTGACGACGATGGCAACGGAAACCCGTAGTTCGCCGTTGGCGGATGCAGCCGATCCGGCTGTTGCGGTAGCGGCTTCCGAGACCGAGGTCGGCTCGGTCAGTGCTGTCAGCACGATCATGCGCCCGGTTTTGTCGGGGCCACGCCGGGACGGACCGCGTTCGCAGCCCTTGGACGCGTTGATTACCGAGCTGGATGCACGTCTGGACGGCATTGCCGCGGCGCATCCGGGACATCGCGTCAAACTCGCAAGCAGCCTCGCGGCGGAAGACATGGTGCTGACGCACGCGATTCTTTCGCGGCGCGTCGATATCGGCATTTTTACGCTGCAGACCGGCCGCTTGCACGCGGAAACGGTCGGCATGTTGGATACGGTGGCGAACCGCTATGGCTATCGGATCGAGACGTTCGAACCGCAGCCGGACGCGGTGGCACGATACGTCGACGCGCACGGACTGAATGCCTTCTATGAAAGCGTTGCGCTGCGCAAAGCGTGTTGCGATATGCGCAAGGTTGAGCCGCTGAACCGCGCGCTGGCCGGTGTCGACGCGTGGGTGACGGGGCAGCGACGGGAACAGTCGGTGACACGGACCGAGCTGCCGCATCGGGAGCACGACGGTGCACGCGATATCTCGAAATACAACCCGCTGGCGGATTGGACCGAAGCCGATGTCTGGGCTTATCTGGATCAGCTCGATGTGCCGGTCAACCCGCTGCACGCGCGGGGTTATCCGAGCATCGGCTGCGAGCCGTGCACGCGCGCGGTTCGGGTGGGCGAGGATAGTCGCGCGGGACGATGGTGGTGGGAGTCGCGCGATACGAAGGAATGCGGATTGCATCAGAACGCCGTGACGTCAGACAGCAAGCAGTGATATGGATTGGAGTGAATGAGCGACATGAACAGCCCTATTGAGTTGAAGACCGCTGCCAACGGTACGGCGGCGCAGGCCGGCGACACGCAGGCGGCGGGCGGCATGGACCATCTGGATTGGCTCGAAGCCGAATCCATCCATATCCTGCGCGAAATGGTGGCGGAATGCCGCAAGCCGGCGCTGCTGTTCTCCGGCGGCAAGGATTCGGTCGTCGTCCTGCATCTGGCGCTGAAGGCCTTCGGCCTGGGCCCGCAACGCAAGACGACGTTACCCTTCCCGCTGGTGCACATCGATACCGGTCACAACTTCGACGAAGTCATCACGTTCCGCGACCAGCGTGTCGCCGAATTGGGTGCCGAGTTGATCGTTGGTCATGTCGAGGACTCGATCCGTCGCGGGACCGTGCGTCTGCGTCGCGAAACCGATTCGCGCAATGCTGCGCAGGCCGTGACGTTACTGGAGACGATCGCCGAGCATCAGTTCGACGCCTTGATTGGCGGCGCGCGTCGCGACGAAGAGAAGGCGCGTGCGAAGGAGCGGATCTTCTCGTTCCGCGACGAATTCGGTCAGTGGGATCCGAAGGCACAGCGCCCCGAGTTGTGGAGCCTGTATAACGCCCGTCTGCATCAGGGCGAACATCTGCGCGTGTTTCCCATCTCGAATTGGACCGAACTGGATATCTGGCAATACATCGGACGCGAGCAACTGGCGCTGCCGTCGATCTACTACGCTCACACGCGCGAAATCGTACGGCGTAGCGGCTTGCTGGTGCCGGTGACGCGACTGACGCCGCCACGCGACGGCGAAGTCGCGGAGCAGGCGCTGGTGCGCTTCCGCACGGTCGGCGATATCAGCTGCACCTGCCCAGTGTCCAGCGATGCCACCGACGTCGAGGCGATCATCGCCGAGACGGCCGTGGCCGATGTGACCGAACGCGGCGCAACCCGGATGGACGACCAGGCATCCGAGGCGGCAATGGAACAACGCAAGAAGCAAGGCTATTTCTGAGCAGGGCGGACCGATCATGAGCACACAACCTCTCAATGCCGCGGTGTCGGCGAATACCGGCCTGTCGGGCACGATCGACGGCAGCGGTCCGGTAGCGGACCTTGGCGTCTTGCGTTTCATCACGGCGGGCAGTGTCGACGATGGCAAGAGCACGCTGATCGGACGGCTGCTGTACGACAGCCGCGCGGTGCTGAGCGATCAGCTCGGCGCCTTGGCACGGGCGAAGAACAAGCGCACTGTCGGCGACGAGATCGATCTCGCCTTGCTGACGGACGGTTTGGAAGCCGAGCGCGAGCAGGGCATCACGATCGATGTCGCCTACCGTTATTTCGCCACCGGTCGTCGCAAATTCATCATTGCCGATACGCCGGGACACGAGCAATACACGCGCAATATGGTCACCGGTGCATCCACTGCGCATGCGGCCATCGTGTTGATTGATGCCACGCGCGTGACGATCGAAGGCGACACGACGACGCTGCTGGCGCAGACGAAACGCCATAGCGCGATCGTCAAGCTGCTCGGCATCAAACACGTGATCGTGGCCGTGAACAAGATGGATCTCGTCGACTACAGCGAGAGCGTGTTCGACAAGATCCGCGAGGCCTACGTCGCATTGGCGCAGCGCCTGGGTCTTGAAAATGTCCGCTTCGTGCCGGTCTCGGCGCTGAAGGGCGATAACGTCGTGACGCCGAGCGAGCGGATGCCGTGGTATGGCGATGGCCCGCTGCTGTCGACGCTGGAACTGCTGCCGGTGGCGCAGAACCTGGCCGCGCTGCGTTTCCCGGTGCAATGGGTGGCGCGTCAGGACGGCTCGCAGGCAGATGACTTCCGCGGCTATATGGGGCGCATCGAGTCCGGCAGCTTGAAGGTGGGACAGCGTATCCAGGTACTGCCCAGCGGCATCGATGCGGAAATTGCCGAGTTGATCGCGCCGGTGCCGGGCGGTACCGCATCGGTGGCTGAAGCGCATGCCGGTCATTGCGTGACGGTGCGTCTGAGCGCCGATGTCGACGTATCGCGTGGCGATATGTTTGTCGAGGCGGCGGGGACGGAAGGGGCGGTCGATACGGCCCAGGTTCAGGGCGGCGGGAGCGTGGCGCGCAAGCTCGTGGCCGATATCTGCTGGCTGGGCGAGGAGCCGCTGTCGTCGCAGCGTAAATACCTGCTGAAGCAGACGACGGCCACGGTCTTCGCGCGCGTGTCGGCGGTCCATCACACGTTGGACGTGCACACGTTGTTGAACACCACGGAAGACAGCGCGGGCGCCGCCGTGACCGTGAAGATGAACGATATCGGTTCGGTTTCGCTGAATTTGCAGAAGCCCGTCGTCTGCGACACCTATGACAACAACCCGGCCACCGGCGCATTCGTGTTGATCGACGAAGCGACGTATCATACGGTTGCGGCGGGCATGATCCGGCAATTCAGCGCCTGATCATTGCCGTCGTGGGCGGTCGCACGGTCTTCCGATAGGCCGCGTGCGGGACGCCAGGGATGGTGCGCGTGGCAATGCGTATCGTCGGCAACGATAGTCGACGTAGACGGGCAGGGACTCCCCGCGAGGGGCAAACGATGACAGCAAAGGTTTATCTCATTGGTGCGGGGCCTGGCGCGGCCGACTTGATCACGGTCCGTGGCGCGCGCTTGCTCGCCCGCGCGGCAGTCGTGCTGCACGACGCGCTGGTCGAACCCGACATGCTGGAATTGGCGCCGGATGCCCGTTTGATTCCAGTGGGAAAGCGTTGCGGCAAACACTCCAGCGCCCAGCATTTCATCAACAAGCAGTTGGTGGATGCGGCGAAGGCGCAGGCTGACGGTCAGATCGTCGTCCGTCTAAAAGGGGGCGATCCGATGCTCTTCGGACGCGCCGACGAGGA
Coding sequences within it:
- a CDS encoding nitrite/sulfite reductase yields the protein MYQYDQYDQQIVDERVVQYADQVRRRLSGELDEEEFKPLRLQNGLYMQRHAYMLRVAIPYGNLSSAQMRMLGHIAREHDRGYGHFSTRTNIQYNWIKLEETPEILRKLASVEMHGIQTSGNCIRNISTDQFAGVAPDEIVDPRPYCELMRQWSTFHPEFAWLPRKFKIAINGATEDRAATLLHDIAIHLKRDANGDVIADVLAGGGMGRTPILGSVIKRDLPWQHLASYCEAALRVYNRYGRRDNIYKARIKILVKALGAEQFSEQVEEEWVHLKNGPATFTVEERDRVASFFVPPQYETLPAINPDYEQQLRDDRAFARWAERNVRAHRQPGYASVTLSLKPHNAPPGDATDVQMEAVADWADRFSFGELRVTHEQNLVLADVKQSELHALWQLARAQGFATPNIGLLTDIIACPGGDFCSLANAKSIPIAEAIQRRFDDLDYVYDLGDVTLNISGCINSCGHHHIGNIGILGVDKDGSEWYQVSLGGEQGNAAQIGRVIGPSFSAEEVPDVVSRIIDTFVKHRDGEERFSETYARVGVAPFKEHVYASRPKANA
- a CDS encoding DUF934 domain-containing protein; translation: MALIIKNREVVEDRWHTVRANAEGQLPEPQDLPHGAIIVPFTYWSANRDALTASRSKADLGIWLAPTDEPASLLDDIDSVTVLAVDFPAFKDGRGISIARLLRERYGWKGEIRAIGDVLRDQIGYMSRCGIDAFAVRADKDIHDALHAFDELTLHYQGAVDDPRPLFRRVQRQGAPAASATQS
- a CDS encoding phosphoadenylyl-sulfate reductase, with translation MATETRSSPLADAADPAVAVAASETEVGSVSAVSTIMRPVLSGPRRDGPRSQPLDALITELDARLDGIAAAHPGHRVKLASSLAAEDMVLTHAILSRRVDIGIFTLQTGRLHAETVGMLDTVANRYGYRIETFEPQPDAVARYVDAHGLNAFYESVALRKACCDMRKVEPLNRALAGVDAWVTGQRREQSVTRTELPHREHDGARDISKYNPLADWTEADVWAYLDQLDVPVNPLHARGYPSIGCEPCTRAVRVGEDSRAGRWWWESRDTKECGLHQNAVTSDSKQ
- the cysD gene encoding sulfate adenylyltransferase subunit CysD; this translates as MNSPIELKTAANGTAAQAGDTQAAGGMDHLDWLEAESIHILREMVAECRKPALLFSGGKDSVVVLHLALKAFGLGPQRKTTLPFPLVHIDTGHNFDEVITFRDQRVAELGAELIVGHVEDSIRRGTVRLRRETDSRNAAQAVTLLETIAEHQFDALIGGARRDEEKARAKERIFSFRDEFGQWDPKAQRPELWSLYNARLHQGEHLRVFPISNWTELDIWQYIGREQLALPSIYYAHTREIVRRSGLLVPVTRLTPPRDGEVAEQALVRFRTVGDISCTCPVSSDATDVEAIIAETAVADVTERGATRMDDQASEAAMEQRKKQGYF
- a CDS encoding GTP-binding protein; protein product: MSTQPLNAAVSANTGLSGTIDGSGPVADLGVLRFITAGSVDDGKSTLIGRLLYDSRAVLSDQLGALARAKNKRTVGDEIDLALLTDGLEAEREQGITIDVAYRYFATGRRKFIIADTPGHEQYTRNMVTGASTAHAAIVLIDATRVTIEGDTTTLLAQTKRHSAIVKLLGIKHVIVAVNKMDLVDYSESVFDKIREAYVALAQRLGLENVRFVPVSALKGDNVVTPSERMPWYGDGPLLSTLELLPVAQNLAALRFPVQWVARQDGSQADDFRGYMGRIESGSLKVGQRIQVLPSGIDAEIAELIAPVPGGTASVAEAHAGHCVTVRLSADVDVSRGDMFVEAAGTEGAVDTAQVQGGGSVARKLVADICWLGEEPLSSQRKYLLKQTTATVFARVSAVHHTLDVHTLLNTTEDSAGAAVTVKMNDIGSVSLNLQKPVVCDTYDNNPATGAFVLIDEATYHTVAAGMIRQFSA